The Catellatospora citrea DNA segment CGACATCGAGACGGCCGAGTACGCCGACGGCTGCGTGATCACCACGCCCACCCGCGCATTTGAGTTCGGCTACCCAACCCGGACCCGGTCCGTCGGCGTGCACGTCAAGCCGTGGGGGCTGGCGCCGCTGCTGCCGATGCCCGCGGCAGAGCTGTGTGACCGGCCGGTGACGCTGGAGCAGGTGTGGGGGCGGCCCGCTGTTGCCGAGCTGCGCGAGCGGCTGTTCACGGCGGCCGGACCGCACGAGATGCTGACGCTGCTCGAGGAGGAGCTGACGCGACGGCTGTGCGAGACCGCCGGCCTGGGGCTGGTCCGCCATACGAGCCGGGTCATCGCGGCGACCAGTGGGGCGGTGACGATCGGCGACCTGGGCGCGGCAGCCGGTGTCAGCAGCACTCATCTGGCACAGCGCTTCAAGGAGCTCATCGGCGTCACGCCGAAGCGGCTGGCCCGCACCCACCGCTTCGCCGCGGCCGTGTTCGCGATCAACCCCGCCGGGCCGATCGACTGGGGCGAGCTCGCCGGTGCCGCAGGCTACTTCGACCAGGCCCACTTCGGCCACGAGTTCCGGGCGTTCACCGGGCTCACGCCGACCCGGTACGTCGAGGTCCGGCGGCGGTTCCTGCGCGAACATCCCGGCCACGTGTTCGACGGCTGGCCGCTGCCGGCCGATTGATTTCTTACAAGAGCGACAGCTCACGACACGCTAGTTTGAGGGCATCCAGAGCAGAGGAGAGCCCCGTGGGCAAGGTGGTCATGTACAGCTCGGTGTCGGTGGACGGCTTCATCGCGGACTCCGACGACCAGCCCGGACCGCTGTTCGACTGGTTGTCCGGCGGTGACGTCCCGTTGGACGAGAGCGGCTTTCTGAAGGTGTCGCAGACGTCCTACGACTACACCCGACCGTACTGGGACCAGATCGGGGTGACGATCGCCGGCCGCCACGTCTTCGACATGACGGACGGCTGGGACGGGAAGCCTCCGGGCGGGATCGACCACGTGGTCGTCGTGACGCACCGGCCGGCGCCCGAGGGCTGGGACCCCGAGGCGCCGTTTCACTTCGTCGACGGCGTCGAGGCGGCCATGGCCAAGGCGCAGGAGCTTGCGGGTGACCGCGTGGTCGAGGTCGCCGCGGGCGACGTCGGTGGCCAGGTGCTCGCCGCGGGCCTGATCGACGAGGTGCGCATGGACGTCGTACCCGTCGTGTTCGGGTCCGGCAAGCGCTACTTCGGGTCGGTCCACGCGCAGCACCTGTTGGCTGATCCTGACACCGTGATTCAGGGCAACCGGGTGCTTCACCTGCGCTATCAGGTGCGCCGCTGACCGAGGCGGTGCGATCCGGACAGCGGCCCGCCCGTCGTCGTGCGACCATCCGTCGGTGATCGACGCATCGAGGTACACGGACTTCGCCTTGCGCGAAGCTCGGGGAGTGTCGCCGACCTACGAGCGGCTGTCGCTCGCGATCGCCGCGGACGAGCAGATCCTGGCACTGCTGGCGACCGTCCCGGAGCCGAAGCGGCAGCCGAACCTGCTGCTCGGCGTTGTACGCCTGCTCGGCGGCCCCGTGGACGACCCGGCGGCCTTCCGTGACTTCACGCTGGCGCGCTGGTCCGCGATCGAGCCCGAACTGCGCACCCGGGCCACCCAGACCAACGAGTCCGGCCGGTGCGCGCTGCTGCTGCCCGTGCTGTCGGCGCTGCCCCAGCCGCTGGCGCTGCTGGAGGTCGGCGCGGCGGCCGGACTCGGCCTCTACCCCGACCGCTACACCTACCGGTACGGCGACCACAAACTCGGATCCGGCGGGCCGGTCCTCGACTGCACGCTCACGGGCACGACGCCGCCGACCCGGCTGCCCGACGTGGTGTGGCGGGCCGGCCTGGACCTCAACCCGCTCCAGGTCACCGATCCGGACGACGTCGCCTGGCTGGAGGCGCTGATCTGGCCCGAGCATCAGCACCGGCGCGATCGGCTGCGCGCCGCGGCCGCCGTCGCCGCCGCGGACCCGCCGACGCTGATCCGCGGCGACCTCGTCGATGACCTGCCCGCGCTGGCCGCACAGGCGCCGGCCGGCGCGACGCTGGTGGTGTTCCACACCTCGGTGCTGTACCAGGTGCCCGCCGACCGCCGCGCGGCGTTCACCGCCCTGGTGCGCGACCTGCCCGGCCACTGGATCTCGGTCGAGGCCCCCGAGGTCATGGGCTACCAGGGGCTGCCGCCCGCCCCGGACGGGGCACTGCACAACGTGCTCGCGCTGGACGGGACACCGCTGGCCTGGACCCGTGGCCACGGGCAGGCGATGGCCTGGCTCACCTGATCACCCACTGGACCACCGCGGTGATCGGGCGTGCGCATACCGTGGGGGCATGACGGCAGCCGCACCCAGCTCCATGAAGATCTGTGTCTTCCTCTCCGCCAACGACCTCGACGAGCGCTACACCGGGCCGACCCGCGAGTTCGCGGAGCTCGTCGGCCGGGGCGGCCACACCCTGGTGTGGGGCGGTTCCGACGCCGGGCTGATGAAGGTGGTCGCCGACGGCGTGCGGGCGGGCGGCGGGCGGCTCGCCGGGTTCTCCGTCGACTTCCTCCGGCAGTTCGCCAGGGATGACGCCGACGAGATGACGTACGCCAAGGACCTCGCCGAGCGCAAGGCGCTGCTGCTCGCCGCGGCCGACGCGGTGGTGGTGCTGGCCGGTGGCCTGGGCACGCTCGACGAGGCGACCGAGGCCTTGGAGCTGCGCAAGCACGGACTGTTCGACAAACCCGTGGTGCTGCTCAACACTGCGGGCTTCTACGACGGGCTGATCCTCCAGCTGCGGCGGATGGACGAGGAGGGCTTCCTGCCGGTGCCCCTCGCCGACCTGGTCTTCATCGCCGACACGGGCGCCGACGTGCTCGCCCACCTGGAGAAGGCCGTGCCGGCACGGACCGGTGCGGCGGTCAGCGGGCAAGCCTGACGGCAGCGCGGTCCGCGACAGCGGTCAGTCACGGCGTGGCCCGTTCCGGATCCGGGCCGTGCGACGCCCGCCGGGCGGCGGGCACCGCATGCTCGGGCTACCTCGTCGGCTTGAAGTAGTTCCCGGCCGCCATGTAGGCGAAGACGGACAGCCCGATCCGCACGCCCTGGTTGTCAGCGGATCGGAAGTGGACGCCACCCCAGATGCGCGCTTCGACGACCTCGGCCAGCGCCTTCGAGAAGCTCGTGAAGTGCCGTGTCGCATTCGCGGCAGGACTGTACGCGCTGAAGGAGATGTTGTCCTTGCGGTAGAAGAACGCCAGCGTCGCCATCGATGCGGAGGTGAAGCAGGTGTGGCCGGAGGTGTATTCGGGGAACGGCGGTGTCACGAGCAGCGGCATCCAGCTCGGATCGCCCACGGTGGCCCGGTTGCCGTCGGTGTCGCCGAGTTGGACCGCCGTCACCGGCCGCCAGAAGCTCCAGTGCTCCTTCTCGGCGTAGCAGGCGATGAGGGCGTCGGCCTCGGTCATGTCCACCATGGCGAACATGCGCGCGGCTTGCAGCGTGTCCAGCCGCTGCCCGATCGCGACCTGTCGTTTGATCTCCCACTCGGTCAGGCGCCTGTCGTGCCACCAGATCGCGGCCGACGTCTGGTCGGCGGTGCGCACCGCACTGTCGACCGCTCCGAGCCGCTTCACCTCGTCGTAGTCCCGGGCATAGGCGCGGCTGGTGAGCTCGGGCGGTCCTGCGGTGCGGAACATGGACGCGCTGGGAATGAGGAACGGTTTGACGTGCCCCGTCCACGCTCCTGCCGACGCGAACGTCGGCGGCGTCGGGCGCCACTGACCGGGCTGGGCGCCCTCCCGCCAGGTCTGCGACCCGAACGCGCCGTCGTTGCGACGTGCCGCGATCATCGCGGCAGCCGCCTGCGCCCCCACCGACACGCCGCGCTGCTTGTGCGGGCTGTCGGGGATCGCCGCCAGCGCCGCGTCGTACTGGGTCTGAAGCCGTGCCAGCTGGGCCGGGAACAAGAACGCGAGCACCTGGTGCGCGGCCGTCGCGACGGCGGCCTCGGCCGACTCCGTTCCGTCGGCGGTCGGTGCGCCCAGATACGGCCGGTACGGCGTGCCCGCGATCGCGTTCACCGCGTCGTAGACGGCCCCGTGCACCATCGCGAAGCTGCGCGCCTGCTCGTTCGGCTGCTGCTGTGCGACGTCCCAGATGGCCTGCTGAGCGTTGGCGTCCCAGGTGACGACCGGGTTGGCGGCGGCAGCCTGGGCGCTCGGCGACCCGATCACCACCGTTGACGTGAGCACGAGGACCGCGGAAACGACGACATGCAGGACCGTACGCCTTGTCATGAAACTCCCCGTTCTGGACGTAGCTGCCAGTCGTCACCTATCGAACCATTCGGCTTAATGGATTTCAACGCCTGCGTCCCGGTCATCAGCACCTTGGCGGGTGCCCGGTTCGAAATTGCGTGGATCGATGTGGGCCGGCGGGCTACGGTCGCGGCATGATCTACCAGCATCCGTTGGCGTACCTGCTCGGGATCGAGGGCCTCGCGCTCCTGCACGGATGGGGCGGGGAGTACGACGAGGAGTTCACGCAGCGGCGGCTGGCCGAGGTGCGAGCACTGCTGGCCAACCCGGAGCTCACCGGGCACTCGGGCGTACAGGTCGGGCGGGGCGACACGCTCACCGGGTACGGGCAGTGGGCGGCGACCTACGACGAGCCGCGCAACAGCCTCTTCGACATCGACGAGCCGGTCATGCACCGCCTCATCGAGGCGCTGCCGGTCGGCGACGCCCTCGACGCGGCGTGCGGCACGGGAAGGCACGCGGAGCACCTTGCCGGGCAGGGGTTCACGGTGATCGGCGTGGACAGCTCACCGGAGATGCTGGAACGGGCCCGCGTCCGGGTGCCGTCCGGGGAGTTCCGCCTGGGCGATCTGCGCGAACTGCCGCTGCCCGACGACAGCGTCGACCTCGTCGTCTCCGGCCTCGCGCTGTCCCATTCGCCCTCGCTGGAGCCGGTGCTGGCCGAGTTCGCCCGCGTGCTGCGCCCCGGCGGGCATGCGGTGATCTCCGACGCGCACTGCGAGATCGGCTTCCGCGGCTCGATCCCGCACGCACTCGGGCCGGGCGGCGAACCCGGCCTCGTCGCCACGTACCGGCACACTGCCGGCGACTTCGTGCGCGCCGCGCTGGCCGCCGGGCTCCGGATCCGGGCGTGCGAGGAGCCGCGCGGCTCGGGCGGTGACCAGCCGTCACCGCCACCGCCGGTACCTCTGGCGGAGGCGTCTCCCGGCGACTGGGCCGGCTGGCCGTGGTCGCTGATCGCGCTGCTGCCCGAGGCGGTGCGGGCCGCGTGGGCGGTGCCCGCGGTCATCGTCTGGGACCTCGAACTTCCCCAGCGTGCCTGAGGACCGTGCCTCGGCGGACGCATGCTTCGAGCCGTCAGCGGGCGAGTCCGGCGGTGGACCGGTCGGAGATCGCGGCCAGCCACTGTGCGGCCTGGTGCGGGTCCGGGCCGGTCAGGCCGTACAGGTCGGTCACCGCGCGGGCGGCCGGGATCCAGTCGCCGTCGCGCAGCGCGGTGCAGGCCCGCGCGGCCGCGTAGTCCCACCAGGCCTGCCGGTCGGCGGGCGGCTGCGGCCAGCCGGTCTCGAACCTGGTCAGCCGCCGGTACGCGGCATCGCCCGCGCTGCGCAGCCGCGCCTGCTCGGCCGCCGGCACCGCCCCGCCGGCGGCTGCGACAGCCAGCGGCTGCCGCCACGCCGTGGGCAGCAGCTCCTCGTCGATCGCGCGCAGCGCTCCTGCCACGACGTCGCGCAGCGTGGCGTCGTCCGCCTCGTCCAGGTGCCGGGCGGCCCAACCGAGCCGGGCGAACACCTCGGCGTCGGGGAACGGCACCCACGAGTCGAGCTCGCTGAACGCGTGCGCGAGGTCGGCGTGCGCCCCGGCCGCGCCGAGCGCCACCGCCTGCCGTACGCCGATGGTCCGCCCGCGGGTCAGCAGCCCGGCGGCCGGGGTGAGCCGGACCCGCTGGTGCGGGGCCGACCGGGGGTGGAAACCCCGGTCCGGCGCCCAGCACCAGCGGTCAGGCCGCACGGCGTGGGGGATCAGCCCACCCAGCGGGCCCGTCGACGACACCGGCGGGCAGCGGTGGGCACCACTTTCACTGGTCAGCTGGTTCGTCGATCCGGTCATGGGGAAACCGCCTAACGGGACTGTGCGCCGGCGAAGGGGATCTTCGGTAGCTCGCGCGCCGGGTCGCCGGCCGGGTGCGTCCACAGGCCGCGGTCGCGCAGGATCGGCAGCACCCCCTCGCCGAACCAGTACGCCTCCTCGATGTGCGGGTGTCCGGAGAGGATGAACTCGCTGATACCGAGGTCGGCGTACTCGGCGATGCGGTCGGCGATCTCGGTGTGGCTGCCGACCAGCGCGGTGCCCGCGCCGCCGCGGACCAGGCCGACGCCTGCCCACAGGTTCGGCGCGATCTGCAGGCTGTCCCGCTTGCCGCCGTGCAGGGCCAGCATGCGTTTCTGCCCCTCGGACTCGCTGCGGGCCAGGCCCGCCTGCACCGCGGCGATGTCGTCGTCGCTGATGCCGTCGAGCAGCTTGCGGGCCTGCGCCCAGGCCTCGTCGGCGGTGTCGCGGGCGATGACGTGCAGCCGGATGCCGTAGCGCAGCTCGCGGCCCTCCTCGGCGGCGAGCTTGCGGATCCAGTCGAGCTTGCCCGCGACCTGTGCGGGTGGCTCGCCCCAGGTGAGGTAGACGTCGGCGTGCTTGGCGGCGACCGGTCCGGCGGCCTTTGACGAGCCGCCGAAGTAGATCGGCGGCACCGGGTCGGGCACCCGCGGCAGCGTCGCGCCCTCGATGCGGTGGTGCTCGCCGGTGAAGTCGACGCTGCCGCCGCGCCAGAGCGAACGCGTGACGTGCAGGAACTCGTCGGCGCGGGCGTAGCGGGCGTCCTTGTCGAGCCAGTCGCCGTACGCCCGCTGCTCGTGGGTCTCGCCGCCGACGACGACGTTGAGCAGCAGGCGGCCGTTGGAGTGGCGCTGGAACGTGGCGGCCATCTGCGCGGCCAGGGTCGGTGACAGCAGCCCGGGACGGAACGCGACGAGGAACTTCAGCCGCTCGGTGACCTCGGTGAGCATGGCGGTGGACAGCCAGGCGTCCTCGCACCAGGCTCCGGTCGGGGTGAGCGCGCCGACGAAGCCCAGCTGCTCGGCGGTGCGGGCGATCTGGCCGAGGTAGGCCAGGGTCGCCGGGCGTGCGCCGCCGGCCACGCCCGCGGGCAGGCCGTGGCCGCCGCCGACGATGAACCGGCTGTCGCCGTAGGTGGGCAGGAACCAGTGGAAGGTGAGGCTCATGTGCGGTCTCCGTGCTGTTCGGTTTGGTCGCGGTCCGGGAGCCGTGACGCCGTTGTCGCCGAACTCGCGGCGTCACGACCCCCGGACCGACGTTGATGAGCGGGTCAGAGCAGGCCGTGGCGTGGTGGAGGCGTGCCGGTGAGGGCGGCCCGGCCCAGGTGCTGGATCTTCCAGCGGACGGGGTCGTGCAGGGTGTGCGTGCGGGCGTTGCGCCAGTGCCGGTGCAGGTTGTAGTCGTCGAGGCTGGACCGGGTGCCGCTGACCTCGAACAGGGCGCTGCTGATCTCGTTGGCGGCGCGGTCGGCGTACGCCTTCGCCGCGGCGACGGCCAGCGACGCCGTGGCGGCGGTGCCGTCGTGCAGGTCGGCGGCGGCCCGGTCGACCTCGGCGGCGGCGTGGGCCAGCAGCGCGCGGGCGGCCCGCAGTTGCAGGTCGAGTTCGCCGAAGCGCTGCACGAGCAGCGGGTCCTCGACGGCGGTCGCGACGCCCGACTCGAACCAGGGCCGGGTCTTGGTGCGCACGAACCGCACCGCGTCGGCCAGCGCGCCCTCGGCGATGCCCACGTCGATCGCGGCGTGCACGATCTGCGCGAACGCGCCGTAGAGCTGCGGGCCGGTGAAGGTCAGGTGGTGCGGCACGACCCGGTCGGCGGGGATCGCGACACCGTCGAGGCGCACGGTGCCGCTGGCGGTGGTGCGCTGGCCCATGCCGTTCCAGTCGTCGACGATCGTGACACCGGGGGAGTCGGCCGGGGTGTACGCGACGTGCAGCTTCTCGTCGTCGGCGCGGGCCAGCACGGCCAGCCAGTCGGCGAACAGCGCGCCGGTGGTGTAGAACTTCGTGCCGTCGAGCCGGTAGCCGTCGCCGTCCGGGGTGAGCCGGGTGCGGTAGTCCATCAGGTGCTTGGTGCCGGTCTCGGACTGGGCGTTGCCGATCCGCCTTCCGGCGAGCACCTCGGCGAAGAAGAACGTGCGCTGCTCGGCGGTGCCGTTGTGGCGCAGCACGTTGACGTAGACGAAGTGGCTGTGCGGGATCTGGGCGATGTTCGGGTCGGCGGCGGCCAGCAGCCGGAACACCTCGGTCACGGTGGCCGTGCTCGCGTCCGCGCCGCCGTGCTCGGCGGGCACGGTGACGGCCAGCAGCCCGCTCGCGCTCAGCCGGTCGAGCTCGGCCCGGGGCAGGCGGCGGCCGGCGTCGCGGGTGGCCGCGTCCGCGGCGAACTCGGCGGCGAGCGCCGCCGCGACCCGTAGCGCCTCGGCGTCGTCGGCGATGACGTGCGCGGGGGCGGTGTCGGGAGTGGACGGGGCATCGAGGGGTGCCGAAACGAGGTCCGGTGTGGAGCTGACCATGAACGGATGCTGGCACGCGCAGGTGGGCCAGCACAATCCATCGAGCAGATAATTCATATTAATTCTATGGGATATACCGGAGAACTGTGTGATCCAGGTCACAAAAGCCTGGACGATCTTGCCTGCGCGCTCCTACCGTCCCTAGCCATGAAGCGGAGCCTGCGCCTGACCCAACGGCGCCATGTGGACTTCCAACGGGTGTGCAGCAGCGGCTGTTGACGCCGCGCACCGGCCTGCCTCAGGCCTGACCTTCTCGCGGCTTCGCGCCGGACGGCATCGCAGCCGTGGCCCGAGCCGCTCCTCGACCCCGATCTCCGAGCCGCCCCCGACGACACGAGGGCGGCCGTCTCGGCACACCCCTCACCCCTTGCTGAAGGGCTTCACCGTGCGTTTCCTCCTGTCCACCCGCCTGCTCGCCGCGTCCGTCGCGATCGGAGCCCTGGCCGCCTGCGGCTCCGGCGGCGGCATCAATCCGGCCAGCGCCGACGCGTCGTCGCGTACGGCCGGGGCCGTCCTCAACGGCGCGGGCGCCCCGGTCGACGGGGGCATCCTCAACCTGTCGATGTCCGCCGACCCGCTGTGCCTCGACCCGCACGCCATCTCCTCCGACGTGGAGCAGATCTTCGGGCGCATCCTCACCGACAACCTGATCTACCTGGACACCGAGGGCAACCCGGGGCCGTGGCTGGCGGAGAAGTGGGAGATCTCCGCCGACGGCAAGGTCTACACGTTCCACCTGCGCCAGGGCGTGACGTTCAGCGACGGGGCGGTGTTCGACGCCGAGGCCGTGGTCGCCAACTTCGAGCACATGCTCGACCCGGACACCCGCTCGCCGCTGGCCGGGCCGTACATCGCGCCCTACGAGAGCAGCCGCATCGTCGACCCGTACACGCTGGAGGTGACGCTCAAGCAGCCGTACACGCCGTTCCTGGACGTGCTGGCGCAGGGCTGGCTCGGCCTGCTGTCGCCCAAGGCGATCAAGGAGAGCACCCCGGCGCAGCTGTGCGAGAAGCCGGTGGGCTCCGGGCCGTTCGTGCTGACCGGGTACACCAAGACGCAGGGCGCGACGTTCACCAAGCGGGCGGGCTACGACTGGGGACCGCCGCAGCTCGGCTACTCCGGCGCGGCGCACCTGGACGGGATCAACGTGTCCTGGGTCGGGCAGGACGCCGTGCGGTTCAACTCCCTGGTCAGCAACCAGTACCAGGCCACCGGTTACGTGCCGGCGCAGAACGCCTCCGCGGTGAAGACGAACCCGAACCTGGTGTACTCCAACGTCAACCGGATCGGGCTGCCGTACACCATCGAGTTCAACACCTCCCGCGCCCCGTTCGACGACCTGGCGATCCGGCAGGCGTTCGTGTCCGCGGTCGACCGGGAGGCCCTGGTCAAGACCGTCGGCTTCGGTGAGCGGCAGCTCGCGACCAGCTTCGTCGACCGGGTCACCAAGTACTACGACCCCGAGGTGAAGCTGCGCGG contains these protein-coding regions:
- a CDS encoding helix-turn-helix domain-containing protein; this encodes MEYVSRAPRPPLDGLIDDLYYLEGTPPYARLMLPPMPAALLIVNLGAPFGIRAGTDIETAEYADGCVITTPTRAFEFGYPTRTRSVGVHVKPWGLAPLLPMPAAELCDRPVTLEQVWGRPAVAELRERLFTAAGPHEMLTLLEEELTRRLCETAGLGLVRHTSRVIAATSGAVTIGDLGAAAGVSSTHLAQRFKELIGVTPKRLARTHRFAAAVFAINPAGPIDWGELAGAAGYFDQAHFGHEFRAFTGLTPTRYVEVRRRFLREHPGHVFDGWPLPAD
- a CDS encoding dihydrofolate reductase family protein, whose protein sequence is MGKVVMYSSVSVDGFIADSDDQPGPLFDWLSGGDVPLDESGFLKVSQTSYDYTRPYWDQIGVTIAGRHVFDMTDGWDGKPPGGIDHVVVVTHRPAPEGWDPEAPFHFVDGVEAAMAKAQELAGDRVVEVAAGDVGGQVLAAGLIDEVRMDVVPVVFGSGKRYFGSVHAQHLLADPDTVIQGNRVLHLRYQVRR
- a CDS encoding DUF2332 domain-containing protein; translated protein: MIDASRYTDFALREARGVSPTYERLSLAIAADEQILALLATVPEPKRQPNLLLGVVRLLGGPVDDPAAFRDFTLARWSAIEPELRTRATQTNESGRCALLLPVLSALPQPLALLEVGAAAGLGLYPDRYTYRYGDHKLGSGGPVLDCTLTGTTPPTRLPDVVWRAGLDLNPLQVTDPDDVAWLEALIWPEHQHRRDRLRAAAAVAAADPPTLIRGDLVDDLPALAAQAPAGATLVVFHTSVLYQVPADRRAAFTALVRDLPGHWISVEAPEVMGYQGLPPAPDGALHNVLALDGTPLAWTRGHGQAMAWLT
- a CDS encoding TIGR00730 family Rossman fold protein — its product is MTAAAPSSMKICVFLSANDLDERYTGPTREFAELVGRGGHTLVWGGSDAGLMKVVADGVRAGGGRLAGFSVDFLRQFARDDADEMTYAKDLAERKALLLAAADAVVVLAGGLGTLDEATEALELRKHGLFDKPVVLLNTAGFYDGLILQLRRMDEEGFLPVPLADLVFIADTGADVLAHLEKAVPARTGAAVSGQA
- a CDS encoding vanadium-dependent haloperoxidase, which codes for MTRRTVLHVVVSAVLVLTSTVVIGSPSAQAAAANPVVTWDANAQQAIWDVAQQQPNEQARSFAMVHGAVYDAVNAIAGTPYRPYLGAPTADGTESAEAAVATAAHQVLAFLFPAQLARLQTQYDAALAAIPDSPHKQRGVSVGAQAAAAMIAARRNDGAFGSQTWREGAQPGQWRPTPPTFASAGAWTGHVKPFLIPSASMFRTAGPPELTSRAYARDYDEVKRLGAVDSAVRTADQTSAAIWWHDRRLTEWEIKRQVAIGQRLDTLQAARMFAMVDMTEADALIACYAEKEHWSFWRPVTAVQLGDTDGNRATVGDPSWMPLLVTPPFPEYTSGHTCFTSASMATLAFFYRKDNISFSAYSPAANATRHFTSFSKALAEVVEARIWGGVHFRSADNQGVRIGLSVFAYMAAGNYFKPTR
- a CDS encoding class I SAM-dependent methyltransferase; its protein translation is MIYQHPLAYLLGIEGLALLHGWGGEYDEEFTQRRLAEVRALLANPELTGHSGVQVGRGDTLTGYGQWAATYDEPRNSLFDIDEPVMHRLIEALPVGDALDAACGTGRHAEHLAGQGFTVIGVDSSPEMLERARVRVPSGEFRLGDLRELPLPDDSVDLVVSGLALSHSPSLEPVLAEFARVLRPGGHAVISDAHCEIGFRGSIPHALGPGGEPGLVATYRHTAGDFVRAALAAGLRIRACEEPRGSGGDQPSPPPPVPLAEASPGDWAGWPWSLIALLPEAVRAAWAVPAVIVWDLELPQRA
- a CDS encoding LLM class flavin-dependent oxidoreductase; its protein translation is MSLTFHWFLPTYGDSRFIVGGGHGLPAGVAGGARPATLAYLGQIARTAEQLGFVGALTPTGAWCEDAWLSTAMLTEVTERLKFLVAFRPGLLSPTLAAQMAATFQRHSNGRLLLNVVVGGETHEQRAYGDWLDKDARYARADEFLHVTRSLWRGGSVDFTGEHHRIEGATLPRVPDPVPPIYFGGSSKAAGPVAAKHADVYLTWGEPPAQVAGKLDWIRKLAAEEGRELRYGIRLHVIARDTADEAWAQARKLLDGISDDDIAAVQAGLARSESEGQKRMLALHGGKRDSLQIAPNLWAGVGLVRGGAGTALVGSHTEIADRIAEYADLGISEFILSGHPHIEEAYWFGEGVLPILRDRGLWTHPAGDPARELPKIPFAGAQSR
- a CDS encoding SfnB family sulfur acquisition oxidoreductase produces the protein MVSSTPDLVSAPLDAPSTPDTAPAHVIADDAEALRVAAALAAEFAADAATRDAGRRLPRAELDRLSASGLLAVTVPAEHGGADASTATVTEVFRLLAAADPNIAQIPHSHFVYVNVLRHNGTAEQRTFFFAEVLAGRRIGNAQSETGTKHLMDYRTRLTPDGDGYRLDGTKFYTTGALFADWLAVLARADDEKLHVAYTPADSPGVTIVDDWNGMGQRTTASGTVRLDGVAIPADRVVPHHLTFTGPQLYGAFAQIVHAAIDVGIAEGALADAVRFVRTKTRPWFESGVATAVEDPLLVQRFGELDLQLRAARALLAHAAAEVDRAAADLHDGTAATASLAVAAAKAYADRAANEISSALFEVSGTRSSLDDYNLHRHWRNARTHTLHDPVRWKIQHLGRAALTGTPPPRHGLL
- a CDS encoding ABC transporter substrate-binding protein, which produces MRFLLSTRLLAASVAIGALAACGSGGGINPASADASSRTAGAVLNGAGAPVDGGILNLSMSADPLCLDPHAISSDVEQIFGRILTDNLIYLDTEGNPGPWLAEKWEISADGKVYTFHLRQGVTFSDGAVFDAEAVVANFEHMLDPDTRSPLAGPYIAPYESSRIVDPYTLEVTLKQPYTPFLDVLAQGWLGLLSPKAIKESTPAQLCEKPVGSGPFVLTGYTKTQGATFTKRAGYDWGPPQLGYSGAAHLDGINVSWVGQDAVRFNSLVSNQYQATGYVPAQNASAVKTNPNLVYSNVNRIGLPYTIEFNTSRAPFDDLAIRQAFVSAVDREALVKTVGFGERQLATSFVDRVTKYYDPEVKLRGHDLKQANELLDKAGWTGRDAEGYRTKDGKTLLVQWPVAQTATISPIFDLVQAQVKAAGIKVNIELLPSAQLTTRRYNGDYDLSAGVWHTNTPDVLYIKYATFSIPNEKRLGQNTSRISDAQLDGWLEEARRTGDKAKLTELYGNAQQRLAELVPGFPVYDNSVLWAFSAKLHDVVVDTSHGTPYFAYSWLEK